A single Pseudoalteromonas rubra DNA region contains:
- the hisC gene encoding histidinol-phosphate transaminase, whose product MSQIELPENIAALNAYSSAKSEKLTGTTWLNANESPYSRRVSLNFDALNRYPDPQPEAVINAYASYCGLSPEQVLMARGADEGIELLVRTYCTPGQDSIALFLPTYGMYKVTADTHNVGITALEQTLLQQGSAAEIAGAVGNAKLVFICNPNNPTGATIGTDKIAAIAAALKNRALVVVDEAYIEFCEQLTAVSLLSDFDNLVVLRTLSKAFALAGLRTGFMLASQEVLAPVRKVIAPYPVSAVVAQIAQEALTPDAITQMRRQVSILNKAKEKLTELLGGSDKIAKVMIGEGNFITVQVRQKSDIDQAMQSGLIMRPFTLFEENNWLRISIGSEQELEQVRRWLTQPQAEQ is encoded by the coding sequence ATGAGTCAAATTGAATTACCAGAGAACATTGCTGCGCTGAATGCATATAGTTCGGCAAAGAGTGAAAAGCTCACCGGTACAACCTGGCTGAATGCCAACGAAAGTCCGTATTCACGACGCGTGAGCCTCAACTTTGATGCGCTTAATCGTTATCCGGACCCGCAGCCAGAGGCCGTGATCAACGCTTATGCAAGCTATTGTGGGCTGAGCCCGGAACAAGTGTTAATGGCACGCGGCGCTGATGAAGGTATCGAGCTATTAGTACGCACTTATTGCACACCGGGCCAGGACTCTATAGCCTTATTCTTGCCCACTTATGGTATGTATAAGGTAACGGCGGATACACACAATGTCGGCATTACTGCACTTGAACAAACCCTTCTACAACAAGGTAGCGCCGCAGAGATTGCAGGCGCTGTAGGCAACGCAAAACTGGTTTTCATCTGTAATCCCAATAACCCGACGGGCGCAACAATAGGCACAGATAAAATCGCTGCAATTGCGGCGGCTTTGAAAAATAGAGCACTAGTTGTGGTAGATGAAGCATATATTGAGTTTTGCGAACAGTTAACTGCCGTGAGTCTGTTATCTGATTTCGATAACCTGGTGGTACTACGTACCTTGTCAAAAGCATTTGCCCTTGCCGGGCTCAGAACCGGCTTTATGCTTGCCTCACAGGAGGTCCTTGCACCTGTTCGCAAGGTTATCGCACCTTATCCGGTGTCGGCAGTTGTCGCACAAATCGCACAAGAAGCACTAACCCCAGATGCAATTACCCAGATGCGTCGCCAGGTGAGCATTCTAAATAAAGCCAAAGAAAAGCTCACTGAACTACTTGGAGGCTCTGACAAAATTGCCAAAGTGATGATTGGTGAAGGCAATTTCATCACCGTCCAGGTTCGTCAAAAAAGCGATATTGACCAGGCAATGCAATCGGGTTTGATCATGCGCCCTTTTACCCTCTTCGAGGAAAATAATTGGCTACGTATTTCAATTGGTAGCGAGCAGGAATTAGAACAAGTCAGACGCTGGCTGACACAACCACAGGCAGAACAATAA